GCCTCCTTTTCGCCAATCCATCGACAATCACCGCGAGTCCCTGCTCGAACGCTGCGTCCGGACCGGCTTCGTCGAAGGCGTCTATCGCGGCCCGCAACAGCGGCGAGAGCGGAGCCTGTTCAACGGTGCCGCCGCGCTCGCCGGCATCGCTGTCGCCGGCCTGCTCCTCAAGCACGGCCCCAACAGTGAAGTAGCTGATTGTCATCAGCGCATTGACGGCGTCCCCGGCCGAAAAACCCGCCTCGCAGAGGAAGCGAAGCTGCGCGTCGGCCGTTTCCATCTGCGGTGCGCCCGGTCGCGTGCCGGCATGGATGCGCGCGCCATCGCGGTAGGCGAGCAGCGCCTGCCTGAAGCTGCGGGCATTCCCGATCAGAAATGAGCGCCAGTCGTCGTCGGCTCTCGGCACCGAATGCGTATGATTCTCCGCCAGCATGGCTTCGGCCAGTGCGTCGAGCAGCGCCCGCTTGTTCCTGAAGTGCCAGTAAAGCGCCGGCTGCTGAACCCCCAACCGTTCCGCCAGTTTGCGTGTCGTCAGACCGTCTACGCCGACCTCGTTCAACAGGTCCAGGGCGGCACGGATCACTGTATTCGGCTGCAACTTTGTCATGCTTGACACTTTATCACTGATAAACATAATATGTCCACCAACTTATCAGTGATAAAGAATCCGCGCGTTCAATCGGACCAGCGGAGGCTGGTCCGGAGGCCAGACGTGAAACCCAACAGACCCCTGATCGTAATTCTGAGCACTGTCGCGCTCGACGCTGTCGGCATCGGCCTGATTATGCCGGTGCTGCCGGGCCTCCTGCGCGATCTGGTTCACTCGAACGACGTCACCGCCCACTATGGCATTCTGCTGGCGCTGTATGCGTTGGTGCAATTTGCCTGCGCACCTGTGCTGGGCGCGCTGTCGGATCGTTTCGGGCGGCGGCCAATCTTGCTCGTCTCGCTGGCCGGCGCCACTGTCGACTACGCCATCATGGCGACAGCGCCTTTCCTTTGGGTTCTCTATATCGGGCGGATCGTGGCCGGCATCACCGGGGCGACTGGGGCGGTAGCCGGCGCTTATATTGCCGATATCACTGATGGCGATGAGCGCGCGCGGCACTTCGGCTTCATGAGCGCCTGTTTCGGGTTCGGGATGGTCGCGGGACCTGTGCTCGGTGGGCTGATGGGCGGTTTCTCCCCCCACGCTCCGTTCTTCGCCGCGGCAGCCTTGAACGGCCTCAATTTCCTGACGGGCTGTTTCCTTTTGCCGGAGTCGCACAAAGGCGAACGCCGGCCGTTACGCCGGGAGGCTCTCAACCCGCTCGCTTCGTTCCGGTGGGCCCGGGGCATGACCGTCGTCGCCGCCCTGATGGCGGTCTTCTTCATCATGCAACTTGTCGGACAGGTGCCGGCCGCGCTTTGGGTCATTTTCGGCGAGGATCGCTTTCACTGGGACGCGACCACGATCGGCATTTCGCTTGCCGCATTTGGCATTCTGCATTCACTCGCCCAGGCAATGATCACCGGCCCTGTAGCCGCCCGGCTCGGCGAAAGGCGGGCACTCATGCTCGGAATGATTGCCGACGGCACAGGCTACATCCTGCTTGCCTTCGCGACACGGGGATGGATGGCGTTCCCGATCATGGTCCTGCTTGCTTCGGGTGGCATCGGAATGCCGGCGCTGCAAACAATGTTGTCCAGGCAGGTGGATGAGGAACGTCAGGGGCAGCTGCAAGGCTCACTGGCGGCGCTCACCAGCCTGACCTCGATCGTCGGACCCCTCCTCTTCACGGCGATCTATGCGGCTTCTATAACAACGTGGAACGGGTGGGCATGGA
The Pseudomonas putida genome window above contains:
- the tetR(A) gene encoding tetracycline resistance transcriptional repressor TetR(A), whose product is MTKLQPNTVIRAALDLLNEVGVDGLTTRKLAERLGVQQPALYWHFRNKRALLDALAEAMLAENHTHSVPRADDDWRSFLIGNARSFRQALLAYRDGARIHAGTRPGAPQMETADAQLRFLCEAGFSAGDAVNALMTISYFTVGAVLEEQAGDSDAGERGGTVEQAPLSPLLRAAIDAFDEAGPDAAFEQGLAVIVDGLAKRRLVVRNVEGPRKGDD
- the tet(A) gene encoding tetracycline efflux MFS transporter Tet(A), which produces MKPNRPLIVILSTVALDAVGIGLIMPVLPGLLRDLVHSNDVTAHYGILLALYALVQFACAPVLGALSDRFGRRPILLVSLAGATVDYAIMATAPFLWVLYIGRIVAGITGATGAVAGAYIADITDGDERARHFGFMSACFGFGMVAGPVLGGLMGGFSPHAPFFAAAALNGLNFLTGCFLLPESHKGERRPLRREALNPLASFRWARGMTVVAALMAVFFIMQLVGQVPAALWVIFGEDRFHWDATTIGISLAAFGILHSLAQAMITGPVAARLGERRALMLGMIADGTGYILLAFATRGWMAFPIMVLLASGGIGMPALQTMLSRQVDEERQGQLQGSLAALTSLTSIVGPLLFTAIYAASITTWNGWAWIAGAALYLLCLPALRRGLWSGAGQRADR